A genomic window from Planococcus rifietoensis includes:
- a CDS encoding flagellar biosynthetic protein FliO, whose translation MNYRQWILLLITLAALWFAAPAMASADTGNVADWLKEDPASETEPAEAEAVPEIEEKSFAAIIGQLIFYTLLIAGLIYGLIKFLAMRQKGVQSQRAVQLMGGSPLGQNKSLQLVKVGGQFYLIGVGNEVTLIKEFSGEAEIAALEQDLDQQRPAASALFGNGGKAKAPFTNFEQYFARSLDKQKERRLSFGEKRTDDGEDQR comes from the coding sequence GTGAATTACAGACAATGGATTTTACTACTTATAACGCTCGCTGCCCTTTGGTTTGCTGCACCGGCAATGGCGTCTGCGGATACGGGAAATGTAGCCGATTGGCTGAAAGAAGACCCGGCAAGCGAAACGGAACCGGCAGAAGCGGAAGCGGTGCCGGAGATCGAAGAGAAAAGTTTCGCTGCGATCATCGGGCAATTGATTTTCTATACCTTGCTGATCGCCGGATTGATTTACGGGCTCATCAAATTTTTGGCCATGCGCCAAAAAGGGGTGCAGTCACAGCGTGCGGTCCAGTTGATGGGCGGCTCGCCGCTCGGCCAGAACAAATCACTGCAGCTGGTCAAAGTCGGAGGCCAATTTTACTTGATTGGCGTGGGCAACGAAGTGACGCTCATCAAGGAATTTTCGGGAGAAGCGGAGATCGCCGCTTTGGAACAAGACTTGGATCAACAGCGTCCAGCTGCATCCGCGTTGTTCGGCAACGGTGGCAAAGCGAAAGCGCCATTCACGAATTTCGAGCAATACTTCGCCCGCAGTTTGGACAAGCAAAAAGAACGGCGCTTGTCTTTCGGCGAAAAGCGCACGGATGACGGGGAGGACCAGCGATGA
- the fliP gene encoding flagellar type III secretion system pore protein FliP (The bacterial flagellar biogenesis protein FliP forms a type III secretion system (T3SS)-type pore required for flagellar assembly.), which yields MIPELLLAIPGISLDNTDPGDVSTTLQLLLMLTVLSLAPGILIMMTSFTRIIIVLSFVRTGLGTQSMPPNQVLVGLALFLTFFIMAPVATEMNDTALQPYLDEELNQEEALDAAILPIKEFMAQHTREKDLALFFKYAELEKPDGIEGIPLTSLIPAFALSELKTAFQIGFVIFIPFLIIDMVVASTLMAMGMMMLPPVMISLPFKILLFVLVDGWYLIIESLLVSF from the coding sequence ATGATCCCAGAATTATTATTGGCCATTCCCGGCATCTCACTCGATAATACCGATCCCGGAGATGTCTCGACGACTTTGCAATTATTATTGATGCTAACCGTGTTGTCGCTCGCACCGGGCATCCTGATCATGATGACGAGTTTCACGCGCATCATCATCGTCTTGAGTTTCGTGAGGACAGGGCTCGGGACGCAATCGATGCCGCCGAACCAGGTGCTGGTCGGATTGGCTTTGTTTTTAACCTTTTTCATCATGGCGCCGGTCGCGACGGAAATGAATGATACCGCGCTCCAGCCGTATTTGGACGAAGAACTGAACCAAGAAGAAGCGCTCGATGCCGCCATCTTGCCGATCAAGGAATTCATGGCGCAGCATACGCGTGAAAAAGATTTGGCGTTGTTCTTCAAATACGCCGAACTGGAAAAGCCGGACGGCATCGAAGGCATTCCATTGACTTCGCTGATCCCGGCATTCGCACTCAGTGAATTGAAGACCGCTTTCCAGATCGGCTTCGTCATTTTCATCCCATTCTTGATCATCGATATGGTCGTCGCATCAACCTTGATGGCGATGGGGATGATGATGCTGCCGCCGGTCATGATTTCACTGCCTTTTAAAATCTTATTGTTCGTCCTGGTGGATG